Sequence from the Clostridium saccharobutylicum DSM 13864 genome:
GATGCTAGCTATTTTGAAAAGCAAAGATATGGTGGAATTGCTTTTATAATAGAAGACTTAAAAGGAAATTATAGTTTATATACAGAAAAAGTTGAAGAAATGGGTAGCAGTCAGGCAGAACTTGAAGCAGCTATAGAGGCCCTTAAATTATTAAAAGATATAGAAAAGATAAGAATAATAACTGATAGCCAGTATGTGAGAAAAGGACTAACAGAATGGTTACCAATTTGGAAATTAAATGGGTTTAAAACCGTAAATGGAGAAATTCCCAAGAATATGGATAAATGGATTAACTTTGATAAATCATGTGATAAAAAAATATTGAATTTCAATGGGTACAAGGACATTCTAACCATTTTGAGAACTCTCTCTGCGATATGTATGCAAGGGAAGCAGCTAAAAATTTAAAGGTAGTAAAGTAATATTTTTGTTTTAATTCAAGTTAATATTTTTTAAGTTATAATAGAGTTTTAATTTACCGTTTAGATAATGTATTTGGATATGGAAGATACTTATACAAAATATAAAGAAAAGTACTTGAATTTTATTAAATTGAATATATTTGAGAATATAGGAATAATTTATAGACTGTTTATCTATAATATTTTTTATGTTGCTTTAAGTGAATTTATAAGAAATAAGGTATGGATTTGTTATTGGTAAGGAATAAAAAGCAAAATTAATTATGCATATTATATTTATTAATAACGATTCTTTGCAGATAGAATCAAGGAGGATTTATGGTGAAAGATATAGAAAAATTTATTGAAGTATATGGCGATTTTAAAATGCGGAAATTAACAGAAGATGATTTAGAACAATTTAATGGACTTTTGAGATATGCTTTTCAAATAACAATGGAAGATCTTTTGCATACTGGTTGGACAGAGAATCAAATTATGCAAGCAAAAATGCCTATTCTTAAAAATGGTTATGTAATAGGGTGGTTCTATCATGATAAATTAGCTTCAATGATTGTAGTTTACTCTATGAAAGTGAACATTCATGATAATATTTGTAAGATGGGTGGAGTTACAGGAGTTGCTACTTATCCTGAGTATACAGGTAAAGGATTAATTCATTCATTGATTAAACACGCTATCATGCATATGTATCAAGAAGGACAATCTATTTCTTTTTTATATCCGTATTCAATTCCTCTTTATAGAAAACATGGCTGGGAAATCATTTCTGATAAGATTACTTTTACAATAAAAGATACTCAGCTTCCTAAAAAAGAGCCAGTAGAAGGTATGATGGAACGTGTAGATTTAGAATGTGAAGATCTTTTAAATGTACATGATTATTTTTCTATGCAGCGTCATGGGGCGATGATTCGTGATAAACTGGCTTGGGATGAATATTGGCGCTGGGATAGTGATGATATTATTGCTGCTGTTTATTATAACAAAAATCATAAGCCCCTTGGATATCTAATTTACTATATAAGAAATGATATATTTTATATTAAGGAATTGATTTATCTAAATACTGAAGCACATCATGGAATTTGGAATTATATAAGTGCACATTATTCTATGGTAAAGGAAGTAAAAGGTAATAATTACTCTGGAGAACCAATGGCTTTTTTATTTGAAGATAGTGAAATCGTTGAAAAAATCGAGCCATATTTCATGGCAAGAATTATAGACGTACAAGAATTTATTTTAAGATATCCTTTTTTAGTCAAATTACAAAAATTAAATCTTAATTTTAAAATAAATGATTCTATAGCTAAATGGAATAATGGAGTTTTTAATGTTTATTGGAATGGAGAAGAAACAATTTGTCAAAAAACTAATGACATTCGTGCAGCTAATTTGGTAGAAATGGATATTCAGACATTTACAACTATGCTTATGGGATATAAGCGTCCTACATTTTTATATGAATGTGGAAGGATACAGACAGAATATTATATGCTAAGAATTTTAGAACAATTGATACCAGTAGAAAAACCTTACTTTTCAGATTATTTTTAATTTAAATACATTTTAATCGTTTGGGCTAGTATAGATACATCAATATTATAGTTCAAAATTTCTATTAGATTACCCTCAAAATTAATGAATACTTAAAATAAAGGTTAGCATAAAATTAGTGAAGAGATTTATAATTATCTTAAATTATGTAATAAGCCATAATTTTGCAATTAAATTTTCTTAAATAAAATTTAATTGCAGAAATATAGAAAAAGAGGTATAATAATGTCTATTATACATTTATAACAATATATGTTTTTGAACAGTTGTAAAATATATTGTAAGGAAAAGGAGTCTAAATGTGAAAAAAAGATTCATAGTTAAAATATACTTAATTCTTAGTATTTTTACTGTATTAATCCCCACATCATCAATTATTTTGGCTCAGCAAAAAATAATTCCTTCTTTTGATAGGTGGAGAATTAACAATTTTACTTTCTTTTTGCTAGTTACATTATCTATTTCTATTATTCCTACTTTATTTTTAGTTAATAAAATAACAAGAATATATGTAAAAATTAAAGAAATAAAAAATAATTTAAATATGAAAAATGAAAAAAAATTAAATAAATTTAAATTAAAAAACATTGATTTTTTCTTTGAAGAAATAGATAAAATAAGTAGAGAAGCACGGATACTGCAGTTTGAAAATAGAATTTTGTATGATACAGCGTTGGCAATACACAGTACAGCCTCTTTTCAAGAGTTATTAGATACAATATTGGCTAGGCTTACAACTCATATAAATGCAGATTTTGGTTTAATATTTTTATTAGAAAATGATGAACTTAGGCTAAAAGCATATTCTAATATTTTTGATCAAGATATAGAAAAAACAAGCTTTAGAATAGGAGAAGGGCTTGTAGGATGGTCTGTTCATAAAGGCGAAGGAATACTAACTCGAGATGTGCAAAATGATTATCGTTATATACGTTGTATTAACTATACAAAAGCTCAAATTACCATTCCTATAAAAATGTACGAAAGAATACTTGGGGTTCTGGTTTTAGGAAGTAAAAAATCTTCTGATTTTAATGAGTCAGATTTTAAACTAATTAATACAATATCAGGTGAAATTGGACTTGCAATAAATAATGCTCAATTAACAGAACATCTTAAAAAAGAAAATGAAAATAATCAAATGCTTTTTAAATTAACCAAAAAAATAACATCTTCTGTAGAATTAAATAAAGTAGCTGAAATTGGTGTTAAAACAATAATAGGTGTTATAAACGTTAAATCTTGTGTTTTAGCAATATTAGAAGAAGGCAACGAAGATGTTTTAAAGATTATTTCATCATATGGAACAGATAAAGAAAAATCACAATTTTTAGAATTGAAAGAAACTATAAGAGAGGCATTTACTGAAAAACGATCTGTTGAACAAAAAATAGATACTGGATATGTATATTCCATTCCAATATTGTCTAAAGAAAACTGCATAGGGATTTTACATATAAATACAGAAAATATATTAACTATAGAAGAAATTGAACTTATTAATAGTGCAGTAACTTCTTTATCTAGTGCGTTAGAGAATGCTTTTTTATATAAAAGTGTAGAGACTTTAGCCATAAGAGATGGATTAACGAGTACGTATAATCGCCGTTATTTTCAAGATGTAATTGATGAATATACTAAGAAAGCTCAAATAAATAATGAAGATTTATCGTTAGTAATGTTAGATGTAGATAATTTTAAAAAATATAATGATACTTATGGACATATAGTAGGAGATTTTATCTTAAAAAAGATTGCAAACATTATGGAGAACTCTTTAAGACATGATGATATAATATCCAGATATGGTGGTGATGAATTTATTATTATTTTACCTAATACTAAGATTGAAGAAGCAAAAATTATTATGGAAAATATACGAGATTCAATCTCTTCTTATAAATTTGAAATTGATGATGAAAAGAAAGAAGTAGAAGAAGAGAAAGTTGCAGAGTTAAAAGAAGTTATAGAAGTAGAAGGTAAAAAGGGTAATATGTTCAAAGGTGAGAATTTATTTAATAATAATTTTAAAAATTGGATTATTGAAAAAGTGGGATTAAATCAATTTAATCGTACTTCTCAATCTTTCAATGTTACAATTAGTGTAGGAATAAGTTCTTTGATGCATACTAATTACGATAAAGAAATGTTGATAAAGAATGCTGATAAATCATCTTTAGAATCAAAACGAAAAGGAAAGAATCAAGTAAGTATATGTATGCCTGAATTGAATTAATATTTGGAAATAAAACTATATAAATGTTCACTAAAAATAGTAAGAAATATACAAAAGCAAGGAAACTTTCTTAAATACAAAAATTACAAGAGAGTAGTAATACTACTGAAACTTATAAAATATAAGCATAGTACTAAATAT
This genomic interval carries:
- a CDS encoding GNAT family N-acetyltransferase: MKDIEKFIEVYGDFKMRKLTEDDLEQFNGLLRYAFQITMEDLLHTGWTENQIMQAKMPILKNGYVIGWFYHDKLASMIVVYSMKVNIHDNICKMGGVTGVATYPEYTGKGLIHSLIKHAIMHMYQEGQSISFLYPYSIPLYRKHGWEIISDKITFTIKDTQLPKKEPVEGMMERVDLECEDLLNVHDYFSMQRHGAMIRDKLAWDEYWRWDSDDIIAAVYYNKNHKPLGYLIYYIRNDIFYIKELIYLNTEAHHGIWNYISAHYSMVKEVKGNNYSGEPMAFLFEDSEIVEKIEPYFMARIIDVQEFILRYPFLVKLQKLNLNFKINDSIAKWNNGVFNVYWNGEETICQKTNDIRAANLVEMDIQTFTTMLMGYKRPTFLYECGRIQTEYYMLRILEQLIPVEKPYFSDYF
- a CDS encoding diguanylate cyclase, translating into MKKRFIVKIYLILSIFTVLIPTSSIILAQQKIIPSFDRWRINNFTFFLLVTLSISIIPTLFLVNKITRIYVKIKEIKNNLNMKNEKKLNKFKLKNIDFFFEEIDKISREARILQFENRILYDTALAIHSTASFQELLDTILARLTTHINADFGLIFLLENDELRLKAYSNIFDQDIEKTSFRIGEGLVGWSVHKGEGILTRDVQNDYRYIRCINYTKAQITIPIKMYERILGVLVLGSKKSSDFNESDFKLINTISGEIGLAINNAQLTEHLKKENENNQMLFKLTKKITSSVELNKVAEIGVKTIIGVINVKSCVLAILEEGNEDVLKIISSYGTDKEKSQFLELKETIREAFTEKRSVEQKIDTGYVYSIPILSKENCIGILHINTENILTIEEIELINSAVTSLSSALENAFLYKSVETLAIRDGLTSTYNRRYFQDVIDEYTKKAQINNEDLSLVMLDVDNFKKYNDTYGHIVGDFILKKIANIMENSLRHDDIISRYGGDEFIIILPNTKIEEAKIIMENIRDSISSYKFEIDDEKKEVEEEKVAELKEVIEVEGKKGNMFKGENLFNNNFKNWIIEKVGLNQFNRTSQSFNVTISVGISSLMHTNYDKEMLIKNADKSSLESKRKGKNQVSICMPELN